From a region of the Vicinamibacteria bacterium genome:
- a CDS encoding type I polyketide synthase, translating into MSEMNPTDLTALKKALLEAEELKARLEATERRQHEPIAIIGMGCNMPGEATDPEKFWELMRDGVDAVTVVPRERFDIDQYYNPVPGTPGKTHTRYGAFVKDIELFDAVFAGVAPKNAVSVDPQHRLFGAVCWAAIEDAGIAPASLDGSITGVFVGVWSVEYWQRLASRPLAALDGNVVGGNLHSLASGSISYGLGLKGPSLSLDTACSASLVAVDLAVQSLRSGACDMALAGGVNAILGPENYVCFSGLQVLSSDGRCKAFDASADGFGRGEGAGAVLLKRLSDALRDGDRIQAVIYGSAVTQDGKTSGIAVPNGPAQEAAARRALLQAGIEPAEVAYCEAHGTGTTVGDPIEVIALGNAYSQGRSPENPLLLGTVKTNIAHLESAAGIAGLIKVVLALQHEALPPNLHFRTPNPGIPWDSLPVKVVTKLTPWARGDRARYASVSSFGVSGTNAHLVVGEAPPMERPRAVNRERPRHVLVASAKDREAVQRFGKSYADHFAKHPELNVGDACFTAATGRSKYRERLAVVGSSLEDLRTKLRALGEGKDTPGVVSGKAKSSGRPLVGFLFTGQGAQYVQMGRGLYECQPAFRRAMDHCDEILRPIMGRRILDVIYPAPGVTSPIDDTTFAQPALFALEYSVCETWKSWGIEPDFVIGHSAGEDVAACVAGVFSLEDGLRLIAERGRLMGALPREGTMVAILADEPRVARAVEPYRKDVSIATLNGPGNVVISGRTEVVEGIARAFEAEGVETRPLKVSHAFHSPLMDPMLEEFTRVARGITYYKPRIPLVSNLTGAVAGDELTGPDHWVRHIQKPVRFADGIAALHRLGCELFVEVGPKPTLARISEACLPPGSGAFLPTLSPGQDDWERILLTLGELFVRGVGVDWDAFDAGYGRRKIGMPTYPHKGQRYFVDAIPNGRRGDGSWLQDLLEEREKGRIVEEVKRSGRFSDDEARLLGRLLEVFAEEYERRVNPENGAYKAVVGNYYDNFRNLNPDVEAAALEETTEAYLTFAPLPAVLPGYSWVLAMVDGESRPGWAKLTLEAQQDLREAVFRKVNFAQVKRVLDFGCGYASDLCTLGLRYPHIEGTGYTLSVEQMKVGQKKAERLGLANRVRIFNCDSTKDEFPGMYELAFGFEVAHHVPDKPALFGHIGRHLTERGQLVMADFISRTGFSIDYDAISSYFPTTEEWVELLSESQLLCVDLVDISREMSYFLHDPDFDQNLAKLEAKGGSKEFLRGLKSYDRLGKMHAQGLALYALITCEKRSDISVEELRRLNRPVLEAPTPYSEVSIPHGCYEVEWVRKNRTQPWKSNGQPGNWLILADAGGVGAELARRLREAGEKTVIVARGSAFSRVETDRFTVNPARREDFFRLLKEQGNATFRGAVHLWSLDAAPVDELSLASLREAQVLGCASAIHLVQALAGVEGLAKPRLWLVTEQAQALGQGPVQIAQAPLFGLGKALLDENPELWGGMVDVEAGSKEAKVAAILGELAGPDGEFHAAYRQRERFVPRLTRRPRPERRRTEIRPDASYLIAGGTGGLGLKAAAWLANEGARYLVLTSRRGARESAREEIRALEAQGAQVVVMPADVANESDMKAVFDQVAATLPPLRGVINAAGIGIGGVLLDETWEHFVEVLDTKMAGSWNLHVLTRDLPLDFFVCFSSAASLLGSVAQASYAAGNAFKDAVAHCRVREGLKGLAVNWGTWAEVGMAATLPEFRRKALRDRGLGPIDPAQAVQVLGDLIAEGRAQVGVMPINWDKFFKEVAEGTAPPYLERLAPKGERVVAGEEVKGILPKVRAAEAANRQEVLSAYVRERVAKILGYSDPAQVDSELTLLELGFDSLMAVQLRNQIRTNLEVDVPIGKLFDSTTVEALTALLHQRLAAAASAPAGREQVEVI; encoded by the coding sequence ATGAGCGAAATGAATCCAACCGACCTTACAGCCCTCAAGAAGGCGTTGCTGGAGGCGGAGGAGCTGAAGGCGCGGCTCGAGGCCACGGAGCGACGGCAGCACGAGCCCATCGCGATCATCGGGATGGGGTGCAACATGCCCGGCGAGGCTACCGACCCCGAGAAGTTCTGGGAGCTGATGCGCGACGGCGTGGACGCGGTCACCGTGGTCCCACGGGAGCGTTTCGACATCGATCAGTACTACAACCCCGTGCCCGGAACTCCGGGTAAGACCCACACGCGCTACGGCGCCTTCGTCAAGGACATCGAGCTCTTCGACGCCGTGTTCGCGGGGGTCGCTCCGAAGAACGCCGTTTCCGTCGACCCACAGCACCGGCTCTTTGGGGCTGTGTGCTGGGCGGCCATCGAAGATGCCGGGATCGCCCCGGCTAGCCTCGACGGGAGTATCACCGGAGTCTTCGTAGGAGTCTGGAGCGTCGAGTACTGGCAGCGCCTGGCCTCGAGGCCGCTTGCGGCGCTCGATGGCAATGTGGTGGGCGGCAACCTCCACAGCCTGGCCTCGGGCAGCATCTCCTACGGGCTGGGCCTCAAGGGACCAAGCCTATCCCTCGACACCGCATGCTCGGCCTCGCTGGTAGCAGTGGACCTGGCCGTGCAGAGCTTGCGAAGTGGGGCCTGTGATATGGCCTTGGCGGGAGGGGTCAACGCCATCCTGGGGCCTGAGAACTACGTGTGCTTCTCCGGCCTGCAGGTGCTCTCATCCGACGGCCGCTGCAAGGCCTTCGACGCCTCGGCGGATGGGTTCGGCCGCGGAGAGGGGGCGGGGGCGGTCTTGCTCAAGAGGCTCTCAGACGCCCTCCGTGACGGGGACCGCATCCAAGCCGTGATCTACGGCTCTGCCGTGACCCAGGACGGGAAGACGAGCGGTATCGCGGTGCCCAATGGCCCCGCCCAAGAGGCGGCCGCGAGGAGAGCGCTCCTCCAGGCAGGGATCGAGCCTGCAGAGGTGGCCTACTGCGAAGCGCACGGCACTGGCACCACCGTGGGCGATCCCATCGAGGTGATTGCTCTCGGCAACGCCTACAGCCAGGGACGAAGCCCGGAGAACCCTCTGCTGCTGGGCACGGTCAAGACGAACATCGCCCACCTCGAGTCTGCGGCTGGGATCGCGGGTTTGATCAAGGTCGTGCTCGCCCTTCAGCACGAGGCGCTGCCTCCGAACCTCCATTTTCGCACCCCAAATCCAGGTATTCCCTGGGACTCCCTGCCCGTCAAGGTGGTCACGAAGCTCACTCCCTGGGCGCGGGGCGACCGGGCGCGCTACGCCAGCGTGAGCTCCTTTGGTGTGAGCGGGACCAACGCGCACTTGGTGGTGGGGGAGGCGCCGCCCATGGAGAGGCCGCGCGCCGTTAATCGCGAGCGTCCGCGACATGTGCTCGTGGCTTCCGCCAAGGACAGGGAAGCCGTCCAGCGCTTTGGCAAGTCCTACGCCGACCACTTCGCGAAACACCCGGAACTGAACGTAGGCGACGCCTGCTTCACCGCCGCCACCGGCCGCTCGAAGTACCGAGAGCGTCTTGCCGTGGTCGGCTCCTCGCTCGAGGATCTGCGGACGAAGTTGCGCGCCCTGGGTGAGGGAAAGGATACCCCCGGTGTCGTGAGCGGAAAGGCCAAGTCGAGCGGCCGTCCCTTAGTGGGGTTCCTCTTCACCGGGCAAGGTGCCCAGTATGTCCAGATGGGACGGGGGCTGTACGAGTGCCAACCGGCATTCCGTCGGGCAATGGACCATTGCGACGAGATCCTGCGGCCCATCATGGGCCGAAGGATCCTGGACGTGATCTATCCAGCGCCCGGCGTGACCTCGCCCATTGACGACACGACTTTCGCCCAGCCCGCCTTGTTCGCCCTAGAGTACAGCGTCTGCGAGACCTGGAAATCCTGGGGCATCGAGCCCGACTTCGTGATCGGCCACAGCGCGGGCGAGGACGTGGCGGCCTGCGTGGCCGGCGTCTTTAGCCTGGAGGATGGTCTTCGGCTCATCGCGGAGCGGGGCCGACTCATGGGCGCCCTGCCCCGCGAGGGGACCATGGTCGCCATCCTGGCCGACGAGCCACGGGTAGCGCGTGCGGTCGAGCCTTATCGGAAGGATGTGTCCATCGCCACCCTTAACGGGCCCGGAAACGTCGTCATCTCCGGGCGCACAGAAGTGGTGGAGGGGATCGCCCGCGCGTTCGAGGCCGAGGGGGTCGAGACGCGACCGCTCAAGGTTTCGCACGCCTTCCATTCGCCACTCATGGACCCTATGCTCGAGGAGTTCACGCGGGTGGCGCGAGGGATCACCTATTACAAGCCCCGGATCCCGCTCGTCTCGAATCTGACCGGAGCCGTGGCGGGGGACGAGTTGACGGGGCCCGACCATTGGGTCCGCCACATCCAGAAGCCGGTGCGCTTCGCAGACGGGATAGCGGCTCTTCATCGCCTCGGCTGCGAGCTCTTCGTCGAAGTCGGTCCCAAGCCGACTCTGGCGAGGATCAGCGAAGCCTGCTTGCCTCCGGGCAGCGGAGCCTTCCTTCCCACGCTTTCCCCGGGCCAGGATGACTGGGAACGCATCCTCCTAACCCTCGGCGAGTTGTTCGTGCGCGGGGTTGGCGTCGACTGGGATGCCTTCGACGCTGGGTATGGCCGCAGGAAGATCGGCATGCCGACTTACCCGCACAAGGGGCAGCGCTATTTCGTGGATGCGATCCCGAACGGCCGGCGGGGAGACGGTAGTTGGCTTCAGGACCTTCTCGAAGAGAGAGAGAAGGGCAGGATCGTGGAGGAGGTGAAGAGGAGCGGGCGCTTCTCGGACGACGAGGCACGACTGCTAGGTCGGCTCCTCGAGGTGTTCGCGGAGGAGTACGAGCGCCGTGTCAACCCCGAAAACGGCGCCTACAAAGCCGTGGTCGGAAACTACTACGACAACTTCCGTAACCTCAACCCGGATGTAGAGGCAGCGGCGCTCGAAGAGACAACAGAGGCTTACCTGACCTTTGCCCCTCTGCCGGCGGTTCTCCCCGGATACTCCTGGGTGCTGGCCATGGTCGACGGCGAGAGCCGTCCCGGGTGGGCGAAGCTCACCTTGGAGGCGCAACAGGACCTCCGCGAGGCTGTGTTCCGTAAGGTGAACTTTGCCCAGGTGAAACGTGTCCTCGATTTCGGATGTGGCTACGCCTCTGACCTCTGCACCTTGGGCCTTAGGTACCCCCACATCGAGGGGACGGGCTACACGCTATCGGTCGAGCAGATGAAAGTAGGGCAGAAGAAAGCCGAGCGACTCGGCCTCGCAAACCGCGTCCGCATCTTCAACTGCGACAGTACCAAGGACGAGTTCCCGGGGATGTACGAGCTCGCCTTCGGGTTCGAGGTTGCCCACCACGTCCCCGACAAGCCTGCCCTCTTCGGCCACATCGGCCGGCACCTCACCGAGAGGGGTCAGCTGGTGATGGCCGATTTCATCTCCAGGACCGGCTTCAGCATCGACTACGACGCCATCTCCTCCTACTTCCCGACGACCGAGGAGTGGGTGGAACTGCTCTCCGAGAGCCAGTTGCTTTGCGTGGACTTGGTCGACATCAGCCGGGAGATGTCGTACTTCCTCCACGACCCGGACTTTGACCAAAACCTTGCCAAGCTCGAAGCCAAGGGAGGCTCCAAGGAGTTTCTCCGTGGCCTGAAATCCTACGACCGGCTGGGAAAGATGCACGCGCAAGGCCTGGCGCTCTACGCGTTAATTACGTGCGAGAAGCGTTCGGACATCTCGGTCGAGGAATTGAGGCGGTTGAACCGGCCGGTGCTGGAGGCCCCAACGCCCTATTCCGAAGTCTCCATCCCGCACGGCTGCTACGAGGTGGAATGGGTAAGGAAGAACCGCACCCAACCATGGAAGAGCAACGGCCAGCCCGGAAACTGGCTCATCCTGGCGGATGCGGGTGGCGTCGGGGCGGAGCTCGCCCGGCGCCTCCGGGAGGCCGGCGAGAAGACCGTGATCGTGGCCCGAGGGTCGGCGTTCAGCCGGGTCGAGACCGACCGCTTCACGGTGAACCCGGCGCGGCGGGAGGACTTCTTCCGGCTCCTTAAGGAGCAGGGAAATGCCACATTCCGCGGTGCCGTGCACCTCTGGAGCCTCGACGCCGCTCCCGTCGATGAGCTGAGCCTGGCCTCGCTTCGCGAGGCCCAGGTGCTCGGATGCGCTAGCGCCATTCACCTAGTGCAGGCCCTAGCTGGGGTAGAGGGGCTCGCGAAGCCACGGCTGTGGCTTGTGACCGAGCAGGCTCAGGCCTTGGGTCAGGGCCCCGTCCAGATAGCTCAAGCTCCACTCTTCGGCCTGGGCAAGGCGCTCCTGGATGAAAACCCCGAGTTGTGGGGAGGCATGGTGGACGTGGAGGCTGGTTCCAAGGAGGCGAAGGTAGCGGCCATCCTCGGCGAGCTCGCCGGACCGGACGGCGAGTTCCATGCCGCCTACCGCCAGCGTGAACGATTCGTGCCCCGCCTCACGCGTCGCCCGCGGCCGGAGCGCCGGCGTACCGAGATTCGTCCCGACGCATCCTACTTGATCGCCGGAGGCACCGGAGGCCTTGGCCTGAAAGCAGCGGCCTGGCTGGCCAACGAAGGGGCCCGGTACCTCGTGTTGACCAGCCGTCGGGGCGCGAGGGAGTCGGCTCGGGAGGAGATCCGGGCCCTCGAGGCCCAGGGCGCTCAGGTTGTTGTGATGCCTGCGGACGTGGCGAACGAGAGTGACATGAAGGCCGTGTTTGATCAGGTGGCCGCGACACTACCGCCGTTGCGGGGAGTCATAAATGCCGCGGGTATCGGGATCGGCGGGGTGCTGCTGGACGAGACCTGGGAGCACTTTGTCGAGGTGCTGGACACCAAGATGGCCGGGAGCTGGAACCTCCACGTTCTCACCCGCGACCTGCCCCTCGACTTCTTCGTGTGTTTCTCTTCGGCCGCATCTCTCTTGGGCTCCGTGGCGCAGGCGAGCTACGCAGCGGGCAACGCCTTCAAGGACGCGGTCGCCCACTGCCGCGTCCGCGAAGGGCTCAAGGGCTTGGCCGTCAACTGGGGAACCTGGGCGGAGGTCGGAATGGCCGCGACACTGCCCGAGTTCCGCCGCAAGGCGCTCCGGGACCGCGGTTTGGGGCCGATCGACCCGGCGCAGGCGGTCCAGGTGCTGGGTGACCTGATCGCCGAGGGTCGGGCCCAGGTCGGCGTCATGCCGATCAACTGGGACAAGTTCTTCAAGGAAGTGGCCGAAGGCACGGCCCCGCCTTACCTGGAGCGTCTCGCTCCCAAGGGCGAGCGGGTCGTTGCGGGCGAAGAGGTGAAGGGCATTCTACCCAAGGTGAGGGCGGCAGAGGCCGCGAACCGTCAGGAGGTGCTGTCAGCCTACGTTCGGGAGCGTGTGGCCAAGATCCTGGGCTACAGCGATCCCGCCCAGGTGGACAGTGAGCTCACCCTCCTCGAGCTGGGCTTCGACTCCCTGATGGCGGTCCAGCTTCGCAACCAGATCCGCACCAACCTGGAGGTCGACGTGCCGATCGGCAAGCTGTTCGACTCCACGACAGTTGAGGCACTGACCGCTCTCCTGCACCAGCGTCTGGCCGCGGCGGCTTCCGCCCCAGCAGGCCGCGAGCAAGTCGAAGTGATCTGA
- a CDS encoding SDR family NAD(P)-dependent oxidoreductase produces the protein MSFHPPAEPAYDGSEIAVVGMAGRFPGAPDVEAFWRNLREGVESITVFSEEDLLKGGEDRKHLEDPRYVRVRPILDDVEMFDAAFFGFTPREAEILDPQHRLFLECAWTALEHAGHDPERFPGPISLFAGASFSNYLVHNLYRNRPRMEAFGDLQATLFNVQDSLVTMVGYKLNLKGACCAVQTFCSTSLVAVHLACQNLLNHESDLALAGGVTIYVPQQSGYLYEEGSIVSPDGHCRSFDARAGGTVFGNGLGVVVLRRLEDALADGDSVHAIIRGSAVNNDGSLRVSFGAPGVVGQTEVVVEALSAAGVDPSTVGYVEAHGTGTRLGDPAEVAALTRAFRTGTDRRRFCALGSVKGNVGHLDAASGVTSLIKVILAFQHGEIPPSLHFQSPNPGIDLSDSPFFVNATLRPWPRDGVARRAGVHTFGVGGTNAHVILEEAPAMPSAPSARRHHLLLLSARTEEALVVARHRLAAYLEAQPELNLADVAYTLQVGRRAFAHRGVLVAATAGEAASLLRTDGPGVVCDLRNPPIVLRLATSAPPPVGTGRDLYEQEPVFRDALLSCVEAAGETGRRMRDALFPAAPEAQAAGRALVEPQIGSLATFALEYASARLLQSWGLRFEAIEGEGVGARVAACLQGVMELAGAVRSGGPNPEAAGSTAEPASGGGRFRIELDGGRVTTRDAIRGSEAPAIRASLSSAQLLEVLGRLWLSGVELDWRAVHAPEARRRVPLPTYPFERSRFWVDPLEEEAKPADEKMEPELYRPIWKTALPAAAEPAGPGQLWLLFIDPEGLGASIAKRLNALAAEVITIAAGARFTGDPERGYTIDPSQPRDYSLLWEDLHRRRRLPAGVIHLWSVEAPDPQLSSPERFRRACDLGFFSLLHLTAARGGGPLALKVVTAGLHEVVGGEALAPEKAPLLGLCRVLPQEDPEVTCAVIDVEPAVGGHEGLADRLVAELGLPRPEPVTAYRRGHRWVQDYDWMPEEDDPLGADADALNGSRARAGGVYLITGGLGDIGFVLGIWLVQQARARLVLTGRTGLPPRAQWGDWLASHEPTERTALRIRKVQALEGLGAEVLVVAADVADVTAMGSVVRAAHERFGALHGVIHAAGVLDADSFRVARELGREACDRQFLPKVRGLLALEEVLRGEELDFCLLISSLSTALGGVGYAAYAGANAFLDAFATSASREGNAAWVSVNWDQWALPGRVEAAWMRGLATEGPALMPEQALRGFSRLLRLRRLDRLLVSAGRLEARLGRRGKPLPTPPALSAAAGARPRPPLGSEYLAPRSEAERRLAGIWQELLGLETLGIHDDFFELGGHSLFAARVLSRVREVFGVSLPVEVIFDARTIAQLATQVETATWAKGGAGPGGATGERVEIEL, from the coding sequence GTGAGCTTCCATCCGCCCGCCGAGCCGGCCTACGACGGCTCCGAGATCGCGGTGGTGGGGATGGCGGGGCGGTTCCCGGGTGCGCCCGACGTCGAAGCCTTCTGGCGAAACCTACGTGAGGGAGTGGAGTCCATCACGGTCTTCTCGGAAGAGGACCTGTTGAAGGGGGGGGAGGACAGGAAACATCTCGAGGATCCCCGCTACGTGCGGGTCCGGCCCATCCTGGACGACGTGGAGATGTTCGACGCCGCCTTCTTCGGCTTCACCCCACGGGAGGCCGAGATCCTCGACCCCCAGCATCGCCTCTTCCTGGAGTGCGCTTGGACGGCGCTCGAGCATGCCGGCCACGATCCCGAGCGCTTCCCGGGGCCGATCAGCCTCTTCGCGGGGGCGAGCTTCAGCAACTACCTCGTCCACAACCTCTACCGGAACCGGCCCCGGATGGAGGCCTTCGGTGACCTGCAGGCCACCCTCTTCAACGTGCAGGACTCTCTGGTCACCATGGTGGGCTACAAGCTGAACCTAAAGGGGGCCTGCTGCGCGGTACAGACCTTCTGCTCCACTTCTCTGGTCGCGGTGCACCTGGCCTGCCAGAATCTTCTCAACCACGAGAGCGACCTGGCCCTGGCGGGGGGCGTAACCATCTACGTCCCGCAGCAGAGCGGGTACCTGTACGAGGAGGGGAGCATCGTCTCGCCCGACGGTCACTGCCGCTCCTTCGACGCCCGGGCGGGAGGCACCGTCTTCGGTAACGGGCTCGGGGTGGTCGTGCTGCGCCGGCTGGAGGACGCCCTCGCCGACGGGGACAGCGTCCACGCAATCATCCGGGGCTCCGCCGTTAACAACGACGGATCGCTGCGGGTGAGCTTCGGGGCGCCGGGAGTGGTCGGGCAGACCGAGGTAGTGGTGGAGGCCCTGTCCGCGGCCGGCGTCGACCCCTCGACGGTCGGCTACGTGGAGGCTCACGGCACCGGCACTCGGCTGGGCGACCCCGCCGAAGTCGCGGCCCTCACCCGAGCCTTCCGCACGGGGACCGATCGCCGCCGCTTCTGCGCCCTTGGCTCGGTGAAGGGCAACGTCGGGCATCTGGACGCGGCGTCCGGGGTCACAAGCCTCATCAAGGTGATCCTCGCCTTCCAGCACGGCGAGATCCCCCCCAGCCTCCACTTCCAGTCCCCCAATCCCGGCATCGACCTTTCGGACAGCCCGTTCTTCGTGAACGCCACCCTCCGGCCCTGGCCCCGTGACGGCGTTGCCCGCCGGGCGGGAGTGCACACCTTCGGCGTCGGCGGCACCAACGCCCACGTGATCCTAGAGGAAGCGCCGGCGATGCCGAGCGCCCCATCCGCGCGCCGGCATCATCTGCTCCTCCTCTCGGCGCGGACGGAGGAGGCGCTGGTGGTGGCTCGCCACAGACTGGCCGCGTACCTGGAGGCGCAACCCGAGCTGAACCTCGCCGACGTGGCCTATACGCTGCAGGTCGGCCGCCGGGCCTTCGCCCACCGGGGCGTCCTCGTCGCCGCGACGGCAGGCGAGGCCGCATCCCTTCTGCGCACAGATGGGCCGGGTGTTGTCTGCGATCTGCGGAACCCTCCCATCGTTCTGCGCCTGGCCACCAGCGCGCCCCCCCCCGTGGGTACTGGGCGCGATCTGTACGAGCAGGAGCCCGTGTTCCGGGATGCGCTGCTCTCCTGTGTGGAGGCAGCGGGCGAGACCGGCCGCCGGATGCGGGATGCGCTCTTCCCGGCTGCTCCCGAAGCACAGGCGGCTGGGCGAGCACTTGTCGAGCCCCAGATCGGGTCCCTCGCCACCTTCGCCCTCGAGTACGCGAGCGCGCGCCTTCTCCAGTCCTGGGGCCTCCGTTTCGAGGCCATCGAGGGAGAAGGCGTGGGGGCGCGGGTGGCGGCCTGCTTGCAGGGAGTGATGGAGCTTGCGGGGGCCGTGCGATCCGGCGGACCGAATCCCGAGGCGGCGGGGAGCACCGCGGAGCCGGCTTCTGGGGGCGGTCGCTTCCGGATCGAGCTTGATGGAGGTCGGGTGACGACCCGTGATGCGATCCGGGGCTCCGAAGCGCCGGCGATCCGCGCCTCCCTGAGCTCTGCGCAGCTGCTAGAGGTGCTGGGTCGCCTCTGGCTCTCGGGCGTGGAGCTCGACTGGCGCGCGGTGCATGCGCCGGAGGCCCGCCGGCGGGTTCCCCTTCCCACCTACCCATTCGAACGGAGCCGCTTCTGGGTGGATCCCCTCGAGGAGGAGGCGAAGCCCGCGGATGAGAAGATGGAGCCCGAGCTGTATCGGCCCATTTGGAAGACCGCGCTGCCCGCGGCAGCGGAACCTGCGGGTCCAGGGCAGCTCTGGCTGCTGTTCATTGATCCTGAGGGCCTCGGGGCGAGCATCGCTAAGCGGCTAAACGCCCTTGCCGCCGAAGTGATCACGATCGCAGCGGGCGCCCGTTTCACGGGTGATCCGGAGCGGGGCTACACCATCGACCCCAGCCAGCCGCGAGACTATTCTCTACTGTGGGAGGACCTGCACCGGCGCCGACGGCTGCCGGCGGGGGTGATCCACCTGTGGAGCGTGGAGGCCCCCGATCCCCAATTGTCCAGCCCAGAGCGATTTCGGCGGGCCTGCGACCTCGGATTCTTTAGCCTGCTCCACCTAACCGCCGCGCGCGGTGGCGGCCCGCTCGCCCTGAAGGTCGTCACGGCGGGCCTCCATGAGGTCGTGGGTGGGGAGGCGCTGGCCCCCGAGAAGGCGCCCTTGCTGGGACTCTGCCGTGTCCTGCCCCAGGAGGACCCAGAAGTTACCTGCGCCGTGATCGATGTGGAGCCCGCCGTGGGGGGCCACGAGGGGCTGGCCGACCGGCTGGTGGCGGAACTCGGGCTCCCGCGCCCCGAGCCGGTGACCGCTTATCGCCGAGGTCACCGCTGGGTCCAGGACTATGACTGGATGCCGGAGGAAGACGACCCGCTCGGGGCGGACGCCGACGCACTCAACGGCTCGAGGGCACGTGCGGGTGGCGTCTATCTGATCACCGGGGGCCTCGGGGACATAGGGTTCGTCCTTGGGATCTGGCTCGTACAGCAGGCGCGAGCGAGGCTCGTCCTTACAGGACGGACCGGGTTACCACCGCGCGCGCAGTGGGGGGACTGGCTCGCGAGCCACGAGCCCACGGAGCGGACCGCGCTGCGGATCAGAAAGGTCCAGGCGCTGGAGGGGCTCGGGGCCGAAGTCCTGGTCGTGGCCGCGGACGTTGCGGACGTCACCGCCATGGGGTCGGTTGTGCGGGCAGCCCACGAGCGGTTCGGCGCCCTCCATGGGGTCATCCACGCCGCGGGCGTTCTGGACGCGGACAGCTTCCGCGTCGCCCGGGAGTTGGGCCGCGAGGCCTGCGACCGCCAGTTCCTCCCCAAGGTACGGGGTCTTCTGGCCCTCGAAGAGGTGCTGCGAGGCGAGGAGCTCGACTTCTGCCTACTCATCTCGTCGCTCTCTACCGCGCTGGGCGGAGTGGGCTACGCGGCCTACGCCGGCGCGAATGCGTTCCTGGACGCCTTTGCCACCTCGGCCAGCCGAGAAGGGAACGCAGCCTGGGTGAGCGTCAACTGGGACCAGTGGGCCTTGCCCGGGCGCGTGGAGGCAGCATGGATGCGCGGCCTCGCGACCGAAGGGCCGGCGCTCATGCCGGAGCAGGCCCTGCGCGGCTTTTCTCGGCTGCTCCGCCTGCGCCGCCTTGACCGCCTGCTGGTCTCGGCGGGCCGGCTGGAGGCCCGCCTGGGGCGCCGGGGGAAGCCGCTGCCGACTCCGCCCGCGTTGTCCGCGGCGGCCGGTGCGCGACCCCGTCCTCCCCTTGGCAGCGAATACCTCGCCCCGCGGAGCGAGGCCGAGAGGCGCTTGGCCGGCATCTGGCAGGAGCTGCTGGGACTGGAGACTTTGGGCATCCACGACGACTTCTTCGAACTAGGAGGGCACTCGTTGTTCGCGGCCCGGGTGCTGTCGCGGGTGCGGGAGGTGTTCGGCGTATCACTGCCGGTGGAAGTGATCTTCGATGCCCGCACGATCGCGCAGCTGGCAACCCAGGTCGAGACCGCCACATGGGCCAAGGGGGGGGCGGGCCCTGGCGGGGCTACGGGCGAGCGCGTGGAGATCGAGCTGTGA